In Candidatus Bathyarchaeia archaeon, the following are encoded in one genomic region:
- a CDS encoding DUF2061 domain-containing protein: MEKPIRSVVKAVSWRIVATLTTIFLVFIFSKDLTLGTIVGITELIVKTVVYYVHERVWNLSNFGRVKE, encoded by the coding sequence ATGGAGAAACCAATTAGAAGTGTGGTGAAGGCAGTTTCTTGGAGGATTGTTGCAACTTTAACAACGATATTTTTGGTTTTCATATTTAGTAAGGACCTAACTTTAGGAACTATTGTTGGTATCACAGAGCTTATTGTAAAAACGGTTGTTTACTACGTGCATGAGCGCGTGTGGAACCTGTCGAATTTTGGCAGAGTAAAAGAATAA
- a CDS encoding hydrogenase iron-sulfur subunit: MEADDPKIVCFMCNWAFCQNETEVPSNVNVVRIMCLGRVDPVIVLDTLANGVDGVMLVGCKPPDCHYQEGNLQAERAVKMLTKLVALAGLEPQRVKLVWHSPLDEKNFEYYAKEFSREIGKLGSSPLRSKDLGSKIKVNVLAAKNAASDFRLRVLLGREKELTEGVNVYGEKLSQDEFDELLDEIVNEEFVRHKIYVLTKTKPFSVKDLAEMVEMKPAAVLRQIVDMRRRNMIALDHVEGQTPFYKALEVK; the protein is encoded by the coding sequence ATGGAGGCAGACGACCCTAAAATTGTTTGTTTCATGTGTAACTGGGCTTTTTGTCAAAACGAAACTGAAGTTCCATCAAACGTTAATGTTGTTCGAATCATGTGTCTTGGAAGAGTGGACCCAGTCATCGTTTTGGACACGCTTGCAAACGGAGTTGACGGCGTCATGCTTGTGGGTTGCAAACCACCAGACTGCCACTACCAAGAAGGAAACCTTCAAGCAGAACGCGCCGTAAAAATGCTTACAAAACTCGTTGCATTAGCTGGATTGGAGCCTCAACGCGTAAAATTAGTTTGGCATTCACCATTAGATGAAAAGAACTTTGAATATTACGCCAAAGAGTTTTCCAGAGAAATCGGAAAACTTGGGTCTTCTCCGTTGCGAAGCAAAGATTTGGGTTCAAAAATTAAGGTTAACGTGTTAGCAGCCAAGAATGCTGCTTCAGATTTTCGTTTGAGAGTTTTGCTTGGAAGAGAGAAAGAGCTAACCGAAGGCGTTAACGTTTATGGCGAGAAACTGTCGCAAGATGAATTCGACGAGTTGCTGGATGAAATTGTCAATGAAGAGTTTGTTCGACACAAAATCTACGTCTTAACCAAAACCAAACCCTTCTCTGTGAAGGACTTGGCAGAAATGGTTGAAATGAAACCTGCGGCTGTTTTAAGGCAGATTGTTGACATGCGCCGTAGAAACATGATAGCTCTAGACCATGTGGAAGGTCAAACTCCATTTTACAAGGCTTTGGAGGTTAAGTGA
- a CDS encoding CoB--CoM heterodisulfide reductase iron-sulfur subunit A family protein has product MAKEKVGAVLVVGGGVAGIQASLDLADSGFKVYLVDEGASIGGVMAQLDKTFPTNDCSMCILSPKLVATGRHPNITILTNTEILGLNGEAGNFEVKLRKRSRYIIEDKCNGCGLCAQKCPIEAVDMYNEGLSERGAIYVDYPQAVPLKYKIDREKCIGCGTCYEICKAKAVAYDQQDSEATLKVGSIILAPGFEPFDARLKTEYGYGRYPNVVTSIEFERILSASGPYGGLVVRPSDGEIPKKIAFIQCVGSRDYQLGNTYCSAACCMYGMKEAVIAKEHTPTKLEPTIFYMDLRAYGKEFDAYYNRAKEEWGIKFVRSRVAGVTEDPLTGNLFVHYVEDETPKTEEFDMVVLSIGMQPPKGVEKLAKALGIKLNKYNYCETGHFTPLETSKPGIFVCGAFSAPKDIPESVAQASGAAAKAMNVVATERGKLVTVKEYPPERDVSQEEPRIGVFVCHCGINIGGVVNVPEVVEYAKTLPYVVYAEANLYTCSQDTQKLIREKIQQHNLNRVVVASCTPRTHEPLFRETVQEAGLNPYLFEMTNIRDQCSWVHMHEPKEATEKAKDLVRSIVAKAKLLKPLKKPEISVTPVGLVIGGGVSGMTAALELARQGFEVHLVEREKELGGHLRTIHYLLEKGEDPKEKLTALIKEVMENKKVHVHLDSEVAEVSGFVGNFKSKIKNHSGKEEEVEHGIVIVATGATEYKPKEYLYGKDPRVMTQHELEEKLANGKFKAKNVVMIQCVGARNEERPNCSRICCGQAIKNALKIKELSPETEVYVLFKDIRSYGFKEDYYREAAQKGVLFINYEDERKPQVANDDGKLKVSFWEPVLKETVEIEPDFLILSAATIPNPDNKRIAEMLKVPLTKDGFFLEAHMKLRPVDFATEGVFLCGMAHSPKYIDESIAQACAAAARATTILSKPTLEMEGIVANVNEDLCSGCRICEYLCPYGAIEMKEKDGKLTAHVIEASCKGCGACGTACPTKAIIMGHFTTEEILAQVKAALVEVQA; this is encoded by the coding sequence ATGGCAAAGGAGAAAGTTGGAGCTGTTCTAGTCGTCGGTGGAGGAGTTGCCGGCATACAAGCATCGTTAGACTTGGCGGATTCCGGCTTCAAAGTATATTTGGTTGATGAAGGCGCAAGCATCGGCGGCGTCATGGCTCAACTGGACAAAACATTTCCAACAAACGACTGCTCAATGTGCATTCTCTCGCCTAAACTCGTGGCGACGGGAAGACATCCGAACATCACGATTCTGACAAACACGGAAATATTAGGCTTAAACGGCGAAGCTGGAAACTTCGAAGTAAAACTTCGAAAACGTAGTCGTTACATAATCGAAGACAAATGCAACGGCTGCGGCTTATGTGCACAAAAATGTCCAATCGAAGCGGTTGACATGTATAATGAAGGTTTAAGCGAAAGAGGCGCAATTTACGTTGATTATCCACAGGCAGTTCCGCTCAAGTACAAAATAGACCGTGAAAAATGCATTGGTTGCGGAACATGCTACGAAATCTGCAAAGCGAAAGCAGTGGCATACGACCAGCAAGACAGCGAAGCCACACTCAAAGTCGGCTCAATAATACTTGCGCCTGGCTTTGAACCCTTCGATGCAAGATTGAAAACCGAATATGGTTATGGACGTTATCCAAACGTGGTGACAAGCATAGAATTCGAACGCATCTTGAGCGCATCCGGACCCTACGGTGGACTTGTCGTGCGCCCTTCGGATGGCGAGATTCCCAAGAAAATTGCGTTTATTCAATGTGTAGGCTCGAGAGATTATCAGCTCGGCAACACTTACTGTTCCGCAGCATGCTGCATGTACGGCATGAAAGAAGCCGTAATCGCCAAAGAACACACGCCAACCAAATTGGAGCCAACAATCTTTTACATGGACTTGCGAGCTTACGGAAAAGAATTTGACGCCTACTACAACCGCGCTAAAGAAGAGTGGGGCATAAAATTTGTGAGGTCAAGAGTTGCAGGCGTGACTGAAGACCCGTTGACCGGCAACCTTTTCGTTCACTATGTTGAGGATGAAACACCTAAGACAGAAGAATTCGACATGGTCGTCCTATCCATCGGAATGCAACCGCCAAAAGGCGTTGAAAAACTTGCTAAAGCTTTGGGAATAAAACTCAACAAATACAACTACTGCGAAACCGGACATTTTACGCCATTAGAGACATCAAAACCCGGCATATTCGTTTGCGGAGCCTTCAGCGCTCCCAAAGACATTCCAGAAAGTGTCGCGCAAGCAAGCGGAGCAGCAGCCAAAGCAATGAACGTTGTAGCTACTGAAAGAGGAAAACTTGTGACAGTTAAAGAGTATCCGCCAGAAAGAGACGTCAGCCAAGAAGAACCGCGCATTGGCGTTTTCGTCTGTCACTGCGGAATCAACATTGGCGGAGTCGTCAACGTTCCTGAAGTTGTGGAGTATGCTAAAACTTTGCCCTACGTGGTTTACGCTGAAGCCAACCTCTACACTTGCTCGCAGGACACGCAGAAGCTCATCCGCGAAAAAATCCAACAGCACAATCTGAACCGCGTCGTCGTAGCTTCTTGCACGCCTAGAACGCATGAGCCGCTTTTCAGAGAAACAGTCCAGGAAGCGGGCTTAAACCCCTACTTGTTCGAGATGACCAACATCCGCGACCAATGCAGCTGGGTGCACATGCACGAGCCCAAAGAAGCAACAGAAAAAGCTAAAGACCTCGTCCGCTCAATAGTAGCCAAAGCCAAACTTTTGAAACCGCTTAAGAAACCAGAAATCAGCGTCACGCCAGTTGGGTTAGTTATAGGCGGCGGAGTTTCCGGCATGACTGCGGCGCTTGAACTTGCAAGACAAGGGTTTGAAGTACATCTTGTTGAGAGAGAAAAAGAGCTCGGCGGACACCTACGCACAATTCATTATCTATTGGAAAAAGGGGAAGACCCGAAAGAAAAACTGACCGCTTTAATCAAAGAAGTCATGGAAAACAAGAAGGTACACGTTCACTTAGACTCGGAAGTGGCAGAAGTCAGCGGTTTCGTCGGCAACTTCAAATCAAAAATAAAAAACCACAGCGGCAAAGAGGAAGAAGTTGAACATGGCATCGTCATAGTCGCCACGGGCGCAACCGAATACAAACCAAAAGAATACCTTTACGGCAAAGACCCACGCGTGATGACACAACATGAACTGGAAGAAAAACTTGCGAACGGCAAATTCAAAGCTAAAAACGTAGTTATGATTCAGTGTGTAGGCGCTAGAAATGAGGAAAGACCGAACTGCTCGCGAATATGTTGTGGACAAGCGATAAAGAACGCTTTAAAAATTAAAGAGCTAAGCCCAGAAACAGAAGTCTACGTTTTATTCAAGGACATTCGCTCTTACGGTTTCAAAGAAGACTATTACCGTGAAGCCGCACAGAAAGGAGTTTTATTCATAAACTACGAGGATGAAAGAAAGCCTCAAGTCGCAAATGATGATGGAAAGTTAAAAGTGTCTTTCTGGGAGCCCGTTTTGAAAGAAACAGTTGAAATCGAACCAGACTTTCTAATCTTAAGCGCCGCAACAATTCCGAACCCAGACAACAAACGCATTGCCGAAATGCTCAAGGTGCCACTGACAAAGGACGGTTTCTTTCTAGAAGCTCACATGAAACTCCGTCCAGTTGACTTTGCCACCGAAGGCGTTTTCTTGTGCGGAATGGCGCATTCACCAAAATACATCGACGAAAGCATAGCGCAAGCATGCGCAGCCGCGGCAAGAGCCACAACCATACTTTCGAAACCCACACTTGAGATGGAAGGAATTGTTGCAAACGTGAACGAAGATTTATGTAGCGGTTGTAGGATTTGTGAATATCTATGCCCGTACGGTGCCATAGAAATGAAGGAAAAAGACGGCAAACTTACAGCACACGTAATTGAAGCATCATGCAAAGGATGCGGAGCGTGCGGCACGGCCTGCCCAACCAAAGCCATCATAATGGGTCACTTTACCACGGAAGAGATACTTGCCCAAGTCAAAGCCGCACTTGTGGAGGTGCAAGCATGA
- the gcvH gene encoding glycine cleavage system protein GcvH, with protein sequence MRTQGIPTEKRKELLVTPELLLYTPKHTWAQVTPEGNIRVGVSDYAQRHLKGIAHVMTEAVGKEVNKMEPFGVAETWMFMFDLYAPVSGKIAKVNEKLRNEPNIINEDPYGEGWIVEIKPKNSLVLEQELKGLLGPREYNKLVNKLEGRLRE encoded by the coding sequence ATGCGCACCCAAGGAATTCCCACAGAAAAACGTAAAGAGCTTCTAGTCACACCAGAACTGTTGCTCTACACGCCAAAACACACATGGGCTCAAGTCACACCTGAAGGAAACATCCGCGTGGGCGTATCCGACTACGCACAGAGACACTTGAAAGGAATAGCCCATGTAATGACTGAAGCTGTGGGTAAAGAAGTTAACAAGATGGAGCCTTTCGGCGTTGCGGAAACTTGGATGTTCATGTTCGACCTCTACGCACCAGTCAGCGGTAAAATAGCCAAAGTTAACGAGAAGCTTAGGAATGAACCAAACATAATCAACGAAGACCCCTACGGTGAAGGCTGGATTGTGGAGATAAAACCGAAGAACTCGTTGGTTCTGGAGCAGGAACTCAAGGGTTTACTTGGTCCAAGAGAATACAACAAGCTGGTTAACAAACTGGAAGGAAGACTGCGCGAATAG
- a CDS encoding FAD-dependent oxidoreductase: MADKDNILHQAGLTMTSGSSTNVKRQLPPCRSACPARVNVQGYVSLLQKGKFKEAVELIRQDMPFPAICGRVCFSPCEDACARTNVDQAVAIRALKRIVADVEREYERVKPKPIPKKHKEKIAIVGAGPAGITAAYELAKRGYLVTVFERMSEPGGMMRYCIPDFRLEKFVVLNEIAYIKDLGVEIKTGVEFGKDITIESLRKDGYNAIFLAIGTQLGMKLNVPGEDLEGVINAVDFLRKIALGERVEVGEKVAVVGGGNSAIDAARTAKKLGAKEVMILYRRSREEMPALPHEVELAEKDGVKFYFLVAPKQIIGENGKVKAIECLRMRLGEPDESGRRRPVPISFSEHQYEVDMVIPALGQVAESACIPKELLDKEARAPSMKVDPLTLETNMPGVFAGGDIATGPASIIEAVGAGKRAAVSIYLYLTGQDLRKGRDDAVEEVTWVKNWGSLKKKERRYEPPIEKPRLSFEEAAEYLEKTKQKAMFEAFRCLGCGPCAECLASLELCEGDKAVVDENLCVGCNVCAVVCPFGAVKKDEREIAKVNEDLCKGCGICAARCPEQAITMKKMPNEQIMSLALAATEGR, encoded by the coding sequence TTGGCAGATAAGGATAATATTCTACATCAAGCTGGTTTAACAATGACAAGTGGTAGTAGCACAAATGTAAAGAGACAACTGCCACCATGCCGCTCAGCCTGTCCAGCACGCGTCAACGTTCAAGGATACGTTTCTCTGCTTCAAAAAGGTAAATTCAAAGAAGCAGTCGAACTCATAAGGCAAGACATGCCTTTTCCCGCAATTTGTGGAAGAGTCTGTTTCAGCCCATGCGAGGATGCATGTGCAAGAACAAACGTGGACCAAGCCGTAGCAATTCGCGCTCTAAAACGAATCGTCGCCGACGTAGAACGTGAATATGAACGAGTAAAACCTAAACCCATACCAAAGAAACACAAAGAAAAAATCGCCATAGTCGGCGCAGGACCAGCAGGTATAACCGCAGCCTATGAACTTGCAAAACGTGGTTATCTCGTAACCGTTTTTGAACGTATGTCTGAACCCGGCGGCATGATGCGGTATTGCATACCCGATTTTCGCTTGGAAAAATTTGTTGTATTAAACGAAATTGCCTACATCAAAGATTTGGGTGTGGAAATAAAAACTGGCGTGGAATTTGGAAAAGACATTACAATTGAAAGCTTACGCAAAGATGGCTATAACGCCATCTTTCTAGCTATCGGAACACAGCTTGGCATGAAATTGAACGTGCCTGGCGAAGATTTGGAGGGCGTCATAAACGCCGTGGATTTCCTGAGAAAAATTGCGCTTGGAGAACGTGTTGAAGTAGGTGAAAAAGTTGCGGTTGTTGGCGGCGGAAACAGCGCAATAGACGCTGCCAGAACAGCCAAAAAACTCGGTGCAAAAGAAGTTATGATATTGTATAGGCGTTCTCGTGAAGAGATGCCCGCGCTGCCGCATGAAGTGGAGTTGGCTGAGAAAGACGGCGTAAAATTCTATTTCTTAGTCGCGCCAAAACAGATTATAGGCGAAAATGGCAAGGTCAAAGCCATCGAATGCTTGCGAATGCGACTAGGCGAACCAGACGAAAGCGGAAGAAGGCGCCCCGTTCCAATAAGTTTCTCTGAACATCAATATGAAGTAGACATGGTAATCCCCGCACTGGGACAAGTTGCAGAGTCTGCCTGCATACCCAAGGAACTTCTGGACAAAGAAGCAAGAGCACCATCAATGAAAGTTGACCCATTAACATTAGAAACCAACATGCCAGGCGTGTTTGCAGGAGGCGACATAGCCACTGGCCCTGCAAGCATAATTGAAGCCGTTGGAGCAGGCAAAAGAGCAGCTGTTTCCATCTATCTCTACTTGACTGGGCAAGATTTGCGAAAAGGAAGAGACGATGCCGTTGAAGAAGTAACGTGGGTTAAAAACTGGGGTTCTCTGAAAAAGAAAGAACGAAGATATGAGCCGCCAATAGAAAAGCCACGTTTGAGCTTTGAGGAAGCAGCTGAATATTTAGAGAAAACAAAGCAGAAAGCAATGTTTGAAGCTTTTCGCTGTTTGGGATGTGGACCATGCGCAGAATGTCTCGCAAGCTTGGAGCTTTGCGAAGGTGACAAGGCAGTTGTTGACGAAAACCTCTGCGTGGGCTGCAATGTGTGCGCGGTTGTTTGCCCGTTTGGTGCAGTCAAAAAGGACGAACGAGAAATTGCCAAAGTAAACGAGGACCTTTGCAAAGGCTGTGGAATATGTGCTGCACGTTGCCCGGAACAAGCGATAACGATGAAGAAAATGCCTAACGAGCAAATTATGAGTCTTGCCTTGGCAGCAACGGAGGGACGATAA